Genomic DNA from Niabella ginsenosidivorans:
CAGCAGCCATTCTTTATGAATTGGATCAGGATCCGGGGGCAAAGGATTGCCTGATCCGGTACATGATGGGCGGAAATCAGTATTGGGCATTGATGAGTGTTAATTTTTTACTCTACAGTAATTATAAGGAGCCTTTTATAGAGGCGGTTCAGCAATGCCGGCAGGTAAAAGGACGGAGCTATGCTGCCAAAGCCGCCTGTATGGATTTTTTAGGAAGCCTGAAACTGGTGCCCAATGACATAGACCATCGTCAGTAAAAAATAAAGTGCTTATTGAATGAATGTAATTTTTAAATATTACTGTTTTCTTTTAGTGCTTCAGGCTGTACTGCTGGTTACGCCTGTAAAAGCCCAACAAACGGAGGTCCGTTATTTATCCGGAACCGGAGCAGATAACACAGTGGACTGGGATTTCTATTGCTCTGCCGGTATGCAAAGCGGAAAGTGGACGAAGATTGCTGTACCATCCTGCTGGGAGCAACAAGGCTTCGGTGCCTATAATTATGGTCATGATCCACTAAAGAAAAGGCTGAATGAAACCGGTACATACAGGTATCAGTTTATGGTACCCGAAAACTGGAAACGTTTTGAAGTACAAATAGTTTTTGAAGGGGCAATGACCGATGCAACAGTACGCATTAATGGTAGATCTGCCGGGCCGGTGCATCAGGGCGCTTTCTACGAGTTTCGTTATAACATCAGCAAGCTGTTGAAGTATGGCGGTGAGAATGAATTGCAGGTATTGGTGAAAAAGAATTCAGATAATGCCTCGGTTAACGAAGCAGAACGCACGGCAGACTTCTGGATGTTTGGCGGTATTTTCAGGCCCGTGTACTTGGAGGCGAAGCCAAAGGTGAATATAGAACGGGTAGCGGTGGATGCCAAAGCAGATGGAAAATTTGCTGCGGATGTATATCTGAAAAACTTTCGCCAGGCGGCTACCTTGCAGGTGAAGCTTACGCCACTACCTGTAAATCCTGACGGTAATGTAAAAGAAACTGTTTTGTCAGTACCGGTAACGGATGCTGTTGCCCGTATCAATGGAACAATAAACAATGTGATTACCTGGACACCCGAGCTGCCCAACCGCTACCGGGCAGTGTTTGAACTGTTGGATCATAAGGGAGCGCTATTGCACCGGTATACCGAAACCATCGGCTTTAGAACGATTGAAGTACGCGAAGCTGATGGCATTTATGTGAATGGAAAGCGGGTGAAATTAAAAGGAGTAAACCGGCACACCTTTACTCCCGGGTGTGGCCGTACTTCTTCAAAAGCGATAAGCATACGGGATGTAAATACCATAAAGGACATGAACATGAACGCGGTACGTATGTCGCACTATCCGCCTGAAAAACATTTTCTTGATGTATGTGATTCGCTGGGATTATTTGTGCTGGATGAATTGACCGGCTGGCAAAAACCGCCTTATGATGATATGGTTGGGCTGAAATTATTAAAGGAAATGATCGCGAGAGATGTCAATCATCCCAGTATTATTTTATGGGACAATGGCAATGAAGGGGGCGGCAATTATAACCTCGATAAGGAATTTACCAGGCTGGATATTCAGCAACGGGAAGTGCTGCACCCCTGGCAGCAGTTTGGAAAGTTCAATACGGCACATTATATCAATTACGATTATCTGGCGCATGATAACCATAGCCAAAGAAAGATCTTTTTACCTACCGAATTTATGCATGGCCTGTATGATGGCGGCGCTGGTGCAGGCCTGGATGATTACTGGCAGAAAATGTGGGATGATCCGCTTTGTGCCGGAGGTTTTATCTGGGATTATGCAGATGAAGCAGTAGAAAGAAAAGACCGTAATGATAGTCTTGATACGGATGACAATCATGCTCCTGATGGTATATTAGGCCCGTATCTTGAAAAAGAAGGCAGCTATTACACAGTAAAGGAAATATGGTCGCCTGTATTTTTTGAACAACGGTATATTACGCCTGAGTTTGATGGGCGGTTCAATATTGAAAACCGGTTTATCTATACCGGTTTGAAAGACTGCCGCTTTGAAGTAAGCTGGGTAAAGTTTTCCGGCCCCGGAAAGAAGACTCATATTGAAAAAAGCCCTGCAAAACCGGTTGCTGTTTCCCTTGAACCGGGACAGAAAGGTACGCTGCAATTAGATATGCCCAGTAACTGGACACGTTATGATGCATTATGTATTACCGCCAGCGATCCTTTCGGCAGGAACATTAATACCTGGACATGGCCGGTAAAAAAGCCCGCTGTGGTTGCCGGTGCGCTGCTCCCCGGCACACAGTGTAAGGATATTCAGCTGTCGGATAATGGCAGCAGTTACGGGGTGCACACCTGTTCCCTTAAAATAGATTTTGATAAAAAAACGGGTGCGCTGAATAGTGTAGCGCGGAACGGGGTACGCATACCATTGTCTAATGGGCCATACATCATTGGCAGAACAGCCCCGGTGAAAGAAGTGGTTTGTAAGCAGATACAGGATACAGTGCGCCTGTCTGTGCTGTATGAAAATGAGAACCGGTTTGACTGGTCAGTTACAACAGATGGATTGCTGCATCTGGAAGTAAATTATAAACCGGAGAATAATAACCGCTTTTCCGGTGTTTCATTTGATTTTCCTGAAAGTGAGGTAAAAGGAATGCGATGGCTGGGTAATGGTCCTTATCGGGTGTATAAAAACCGTATGAAAGGAGCCTCCTTCGGGCTTTGGGAAAAAGAGTATAATAATACCGTAACCGGTGAGTCAGGATGTGTCTATCCGGAATTTAAAGGATACCACGCAGAAACGTATTGGGCGGAAATAAAAGGAAAGCAAAGTAATGGATTTACGGTGTATGTATTTTCAGACGATATATTTCTGCGGATGTTCACACCACAACCGCCTGCACAGCCTGCAAAAACGGCGATGGAATACCCGCCGGGAAATATTTCTTTTTTACATAGCATCAATGCCATCGGTACTAAGTTCGATACGCAGCAGGGACCACAGGCGGCCTTAACACAATTTTACCCGATGAAGATATATGAGGGTGCATTGAATGTAAATATTGTATTTGATTTTAAACAAGTTGATAATGAAAAGTAAAAAATGGATCTTGGTAGTCATATCATTGTTGTTAATGATAGCCGTACAGGCGCAGCAGTCGCAGCATGCTAAAAAGGAATTGCCAAATATTCTTTGGCTTACTTCTGAAGATAATAGCCCTATGTTGGGTTGCTATGGCGACTCTCTTGCTACAACGCCGAACCTGGATAAACTGGCGGGCGAAGGATTTTTATACACCCATGCTTATGCCAATGCACCCGTATGCGCCCCTTCCCGTAATACTATAATTACAGGTGTATATGCCTGCGCTGCCGGAAACGATGGCATGCGCAGCTACTATCCAAAGTCGAATATCGTTCGTTTGCTGCCCGAATATTTAAGAAGCAAAGGATATTACTGCACCAATAATTTTAAGCAGGATTATAATATTGCCAATGTAAGAAAGGATCTGTGGAATGAGAGCAGTAATACAGCTCATTATAAGAACCGGAAACCCGGTCAGCCTTTCTTTGCGGTTTTCAATACCGTGATCTCGCATGAAAGCTGTTTGCATAAGCCGGATTCCAGTACCCCCAAACATGATCCGGATAAAGTAAAATTGCCACCCTATCAGCCCGATACAAAAGCCATAAGAACAGACTGGGCCCGCTATTATGATTATATAGAAAAAATGGACACCTGGATTGGAGAAATGTTAAAGGAACTGGATGAAGCCGGCCTGTCAGAAAATACGATTGTTGTTTATTATGGAGACCATGGCGGTGTTTTGCCACGCAGTAAACGGTATGTATACGAAACAGGCACCCGTATCCCTTTTATTATAAGGATACCGGAGAAATTCAGAAGATTATACCCAGCCGCGGCGCCCGGCTCAAAAGTAGACCGGTTAGTAAGCCTGGTAGACCTGATACCTACTATGCTAAGCATTTGTAATATTCCGGTGCCGTCTTACCTGCAGGGCAATGCGTTCCTGGGTCCTCAGAAAACACCCGATCCGCAATATGTACATATGTTCCGCGGCCGTATGGATGAGCGTATTGATATGTCGAGGGCTGTAAGGGATAAACAGTATCGTTATATAAGGAACTATATGCCCTACCGCATTTATGCGCAGCATATTGATTATTTATGGAAGGAAGCTGCAATGCGTTCCTGGGAGGAGATGTATTTACAGGGTAAATGTAATGAAGTACAATCCCGATTTTTTCAAACCAAGCCGGTAGAAGAATTATATGATACCGAAAAGGACCCATGGGAAGTACACAACCTGGCGGGCGATCCTGCATACAAAAATATATTGCTGCGGATGCAGACGGAGAATACAAAATGGATGAAACAAATACATGATGCGGGTTTTATACCAGAAGGGGAAGTAGAAAAAATAGCAACAAAAATGCCTGTTTATGATTATATGCGTTCCGGTGCCCAGTCAATGGATCAACTGATCGCTGTAAGCGACCTGGCCAATTTTGCAACAGTAAAAGATATTCCAAAGCTTTCAAAATACCTCTCAGATCCCAATGTGCTGCTGCGTTACTGGGCAGCAATCGGTTTACTGCAACTAAGTGATAAAGCCAGGGAGGCGGTTCCCGCATTGAAAAGAGCTTTAGCTGATTCGTCTGCCGAGGTGGCGATTACTGCTGCCGAAGCATTATACCGGTTGGGAGATAAAAATGAAAGCGAGCGGTTGCTGTTGCAGTCACTGAACAATCCAGGGATTATGGTGCAGGTGCACGCCCTTAATGCAATAGACAACAGTTGTAAACCGGACGGGCAGACCCGCAAAGCAGTGGCAGACCTGGCGGCCAGGCAGGCTGTGAAAAAGAATGAATATATCTCCAATATGACAAAATGGATCTTAAATAAACCCTGAAAAACCATTTTTTCACCTTCTAAATAAATTAAATTATGAAACGATTACGATTGCCTTTATGCCTGTTTATAACAGTGCTCGCTGCTTATTCTTTTATATCCTGTAAAAGGATCAGTTTTCCGGTTGACCAGTGGCCGGGTGGTGACAGTTTGATCTATGCGTTGTTTCCGCCTAAGGTAAAGCCATTGCCTGTTGTAACGCAGGAGGAGTGGGAGTCCGGCAGCAGAACTCCCGGAGACCATACCCAGCACATGCTTGGTTTAGCTTATTCTGAATCAGACCCAGACCGGATCTATATGGGCCAGGACGTATCCAATGTATGGGTGTCCCGGGATTTCGGGAAAAACTGGAATACACTTAAATGCCTGGGTTTAGGTACTTCATTCATTTATTCAATTGAGGTTGATCCTTTGGACAAGAATCGTATTCTTGCAGCTGCGGGATGTCGGCAATTCAGTGTAGTAAATAAACCTTATCAAGGTATCTACCTTTCTACCGACGGAGGTATTACATGGAATAAAAAGGTAGCACGGGGACAAATCTTTGAAGTTCGTAGTAGCACAAAGTTGTTTGCATACGCACCTTCTACAAAAGATGCTAATAAGGGTTATGCTGCACGCTGGTATGCTGCTTTCTGTGAAGGTGAATCCGGTAATGCAGATGATGGTTTTTTTACCTCTCCCGATGGAGGGTCTACTTGGACTGAAGTAAGAAAATTACCTACGGCAGATTTCAGTAACACCATTCGCGGTATAAAAGTTCACAAATTACAACCCGAAAAAGTGTTTTTATACGGAGATGGGGGTCTTTACCGGTTTGAGGATGCTACAAATCCCTCAGGCGCAGTTACTAAGTTGAGCGGAAAGAACGGTTTGCCAGCTGGTAGCATTTGGGGAAGTATATACCAGTCTGAAGATGGTTTGACATTAATGGTTGCCGTACAAAATAAGGGGATTTATAAATCGACCAATGGTGGAGATAACTGGAGTTCGTTTTATACTTCGAGTACCATAAACTATTGTTATATAAATGAAAATCATCCCAACATGATCTTTGCTATACCGACAGAGAAAAGCAACGAGCAGATACACGTAAGCAAGGACGGTGGAAAAACCTGGAACACCCCTGCAAAATCCGATGTACGCTATAGGCCTGGTTATGACAACAGCGATTGGACTAGAAAATTGAATGGTCAGTTTTGTTATGTGCTCCCGGATCCACGAGATGCCCAAAAAGTTTTTATGCATACCAAATCTAAAAACTTCAGATCAACAGACGGCGGTCTTACTTGGGATATATCTGATAATGGTTTCAATGGTGCCTCCCATACTGACATCTGGAATGAACAGATGTTTGACCCAAATAATCCGGACAGGTTCTGCTATTTTATGGTTGACCGGTCGTATGCTTATACCGATACAAGAGGCAGATGGTTTTATCCAAGTAATATAACGCCAGGCCCTATGGGGTTAAATGGTCGTACTTGTATGGCGGGTGCTTTGCATCCAAAAGAGCCGGTGATATTGGCGAGTATTGGGAAACAACCCGTTGGGCAGTTATTGCGATCTGCCGATAATGGAAAAACATGGACTGTGGTGAGTACTGGAAATAAACAACGTTGGTGCGTTGCCTTCAACTTACAAAGCCCGGACACGTGCTACCAGTGGAGAGAGCGGTCTGTTGACGCTGGAAAGACTTGGAGCCCAATGGCCAACATGCCGGCTAACGCCATTCTCTGTGGCGTTTCCCGCTCAGACGGCAGGATTTTGTACGCAATAGATTGGAAGAATACCGCTAAAAAAGTATGGCGGTCTACCGATAGTGGTAATTCCTGGCAACAGGTTATAGAAACCTCATGGGATTTGACTTCGCCAGGAGATAACTCGGGAGTGTTCCGTATAAATCCTAAAAATCCAAATATTGTATATACCAGTAGCGCTAACGGACATATCACAGAATGGGATGTAAGCATCTTACCGGCCAAATCAAAAGATATAACAATAACCGGAGGCACAGACGTTGGTTTTTATGCAGCCCGATTTGCAATTGACCCGAGACATCCAAACGTAATGTACGCAATTAATAGCCGAGCAAATACTGGCAATAAGTTTTTCCGTACCATAGACGGCGGCGCCACCTGGCAGAATATCAGCAATTATGTTACAATGGGCTCTCTTAGCGGGTTAGCGGTGTCGCCTGTTACCGGCGAAGTGTATATCTCCGGAGAAAACGGTTCATCAGTAATGCTGCCGCCTTATCCCTCAAGGAATACGGCGTATGATGCGGTACCGTATGTAAGCAATCATCTTACGGAACCGTATAATTAATGACTTGATTTACTAAAAAGGCTATACCGTTAAAGTATGGAATCTGTTTCAGCTTTGGAAAGTAGTTAGCTTTGAGGGTATAGCTTCTGATTCATCTTTAAAAAATGACTGATGAGAACCTTGTTTGTCTTTGTTTTGATCTTTAGTATCAATTTTTTGTCTGGCCAAAAAATGATAACCTATAAAAAGATAGATAAGACTGATCTTAAAATGATGATTTTTAAACCACCCGGGTTTGATACACATAAAAAATATAAGGCAATCGTATTTTTCTTTGGCGGAGGCTGGACAAAAGGCAATGCTGCCCAGTTCCGGTCGCAGGCAGTTTATTTTGCCAGCAAGGGGTTGGTTTGCTTTTTACCTGATTACAGGGTAGCGAGTAGGAACCAGACAACCCCTTTTGAAGCATTGAAAGATGCAAAATCAGCGATCCGGTTCATCAAACA
This window encodes:
- a CDS encoding glycoside hydrolase family 2, whose translation is MNVIFKYYCFLLVLQAVLLVTPVKAQQTEVRYLSGTGADNTVDWDFYCSAGMQSGKWTKIAVPSCWEQQGFGAYNYGHDPLKKRLNETGTYRYQFMVPENWKRFEVQIVFEGAMTDATVRINGRSAGPVHQGAFYEFRYNISKLLKYGGENELQVLVKKNSDNASVNEAERTADFWMFGGIFRPVYLEAKPKVNIERVAVDAKADGKFAADVYLKNFRQAATLQVKLTPLPVNPDGNVKETVLSVPVTDAVARINGTINNVITWTPELPNRYRAVFELLDHKGALLHRYTETIGFRTIEVREADGIYVNGKRVKLKGVNRHTFTPGCGRTSSKAISIRDVNTIKDMNMNAVRMSHYPPEKHFLDVCDSLGLFVLDELTGWQKPPYDDMVGLKLLKEMIARDVNHPSIILWDNGNEGGGNYNLDKEFTRLDIQQREVLHPWQQFGKFNTAHYINYDYLAHDNHSQRKIFLPTEFMHGLYDGGAGAGLDDYWQKMWDDPLCAGGFIWDYADEAVERKDRNDSLDTDDNHAPDGILGPYLEKEGSYYTVKEIWSPVFFEQRYITPEFDGRFNIENRFIYTGLKDCRFEVSWVKFSGPGKKTHIEKSPAKPVAVSLEPGQKGTLQLDMPSNWTRYDALCITASDPFGRNINTWTWPVKKPAVVAGALLPGTQCKDIQLSDNGSSYGVHTCSLKIDFDKKTGALNSVARNGVRIPLSNGPYIIGRTAPVKEVVCKQIQDTVRLSVLYENENRFDWSVTTDGLLHLEVNYKPENNNRFSGVSFDFPESEVKGMRWLGNGPYRVYKNRMKGASFGLWEKEYNNTVTGESGCVYPEFKGYHAETYWAEIKGKQSNGFTVYVFSDDIFLRMFTPQPPAQPAKTAMEYPPGNISFLHSINAIGTKFDTQQGPQAALTQFYPMKIYEGALNVNIVFDFKQVDNEK
- a CDS encoding sulfatase-like hydrolase/transferase; the encoded protein is MKSKKWILVVISLLLMIAVQAQQSQHAKKELPNILWLTSEDNSPMLGCYGDSLATTPNLDKLAGEGFLYTHAYANAPVCAPSRNTIITGVYACAAGNDGMRSYYPKSNIVRLLPEYLRSKGYYCTNNFKQDYNIANVRKDLWNESSNTAHYKNRKPGQPFFAVFNTVISHESCLHKPDSSTPKHDPDKVKLPPYQPDTKAIRTDWARYYDYIEKMDTWIGEMLKELDEAGLSENTIVVYYGDHGGVLPRSKRYVYETGTRIPFIIRIPEKFRRLYPAAAPGSKVDRLVSLVDLIPTMLSICNIPVPSYLQGNAFLGPQKTPDPQYVHMFRGRMDERIDMSRAVRDKQYRYIRNYMPYRIYAQHIDYLWKEAAMRSWEEMYLQGKCNEVQSRFFQTKPVEELYDTEKDPWEVHNLAGDPAYKNILLRMQTENTKWMKQIHDAGFIPEGEVEKIATKMPVYDYMRSGAQSMDQLIAVSDLANFATVKDIPKLSKYLSDPNVLLRYWAAIGLLQLSDKAREAVPALKRALADSSAEVAITAAEALYRLGDKNESERLLLQSLNNPGIMVQVHALNAIDNSCKPDGQTRKAVADLAARQAVKKNEYISNMTKWILNKP
- a CDS encoding WD40/YVTN/BNR-like repeat-containing protein; the encoded protein is MKRLRLPLCLFITVLAAYSFISCKRISFPVDQWPGGDSLIYALFPPKVKPLPVVTQEEWESGSRTPGDHTQHMLGLAYSESDPDRIYMGQDVSNVWVSRDFGKNWNTLKCLGLGTSFIYSIEVDPLDKNRILAAAGCRQFSVVNKPYQGIYLSTDGGITWNKKVARGQIFEVRSSTKLFAYAPSTKDANKGYAARWYAAFCEGESGNADDGFFTSPDGGSTWTEVRKLPTADFSNTIRGIKVHKLQPEKVFLYGDGGLYRFEDATNPSGAVTKLSGKNGLPAGSIWGSIYQSEDGLTLMVAVQNKGIYKSTNGGDNWSSFYTSSTINYCYINENHPNMIFAIPTEKSNEQIHVSKDGGKTWNTPAKSDVRYRPGYDNSDWTRKLNGQFCYVLPDPRDAQKVFMHTKSKNFRSTDGGLTWDISDNGFNGASHTDIWNEQMFDPNNPDRFCYFMVDRSYAYTDTRGRWFYPSNITPGPMGLNGRTCMAGALHPKEPVILASIGKQPVGQLLRSADNGKTWTVVSTGNKQRWCVAFNLQSPDTCYQWRERSVDAGKTWSPMANMPANAILCGVSRSDGRILYAIDWKNTAKKVWRSTDSGNSWQQVIETSWDLTSPGDNSGVFRINPKNPNIVYTSSANGHITEWDVSILPAKSKDITITGGTDVGFYAARFAIDPRHPNVMYAINSRANTGNKFFRTIDGGATWQNISNYVTMGSLSGLAVSPVTGEVYISGENGSSVMLPPYPSRNTAYDAVPYVSNHLTEPYN